TTGCAACAACCTTTTTAAACATCCCTTGATTAGCTGCGTATATGGACAGGAGGGGCGTGGGGGTCTTACTTAATCTGCTTTAGAGTATCCTCCCCATTCTTATGAACCCTGTACAATTTACCAATCTTATCTTCGGGGTTGAGGCAGAGGATAAGCTTTTGATCCGTTAGTTCCTTGAGTGTTGCAGAAGCTTGGGACATAGCAATCTTTAATGATCCCTTCACATCATTTGCAGAAACAGGGGTTGAGGATTTGGATACCAGTATCAATACGCTTTTTCGTCTTCCGCCCCTCTTTAGCCAGGCAACCAAGCTCCAATCCATACTCTTGTTTTTGTTAACTGAATATTTAAATTAAGTTAAGAAAACATTAAGAAAAAGAAAACCTTAAATAGGGGCAGGGCTTCGCTCATGGCATGAGAAAATGCATTCATTGCAAGCGGGGATACAAAGAATTCATGATGAGCAATTATAATCTTGGACTTTGCAGGAAATGCTTTGATGCTTTTGAAGATAGGATTGACAGAGATGACTCCATTGACGAAGTGACTCATAAAATAACCTGCCCAAAATGCAGACATACTTATGACTTTATCGTTGATGAACAATGCAAGACAAAAAACTGCAATGTCTGGTTTTTCTGGGATGATCTGGACTGCAGGGTGATTGCACGATGGGTTACACTTGGAAAAGCTGCCTCAAAGAAGTGACGTAGCTCCTGAAACCAGAAGAAACAAGGCGCATATGAAATACCCAAAGATTAATACCTTATGGAAACGGGATGCAAACAATGCCATTATTGAAGGAGAGTATTCCTGTCCCGAATTTGGAAACATACAGAGATGGCACATAACTGAAAAGATTGACGGGACCAATATCAGGATTGTTTTCACTCGGGAGACGTCAACATTAGAATTCAAGGGAAGGACTGATGATGCAGAGATACCAAAAATATTACTGTCCAGATTAAAAGACATCTTCACAGAAAGGAAAATTTTGAATCAATTCTCGGATGCGCATACTGTTATATTATACGGGGAAGGGTATGGCAACAAAATCCAACGAGCTGGTAAACATTACAGGGATGATCGCTCGTTTATTCTTTTTGATGCCCGGATTGACGGTTGGTGGCTGGAGCAGCATAATGCGGCAGATATTGCGCATAAGCTATGTGTAGACTATGTGCCTTATCTGGGCATCGCTTCAATAGAAGGGGCAGTTCAGAGACTAAAAGAACAGCAGAAAAGCATGATATCGAATACTCTCATCGCAGAAGGGATCGTTGCGAGAAGCCATCCTTTAATGCTCTTTAGGGATGGAACTCCTATTATGTGGAAGTTGAAAGTGAAGGATTATGAAAAAACCAAAAAAGTAATGTTTCAATGAAAAAAACAATATCGCTAACACTTTTGAAACGAGCAGGATACAAAGAATACGAGGATGGTCTGGGCAATAAAACTTTTCAAAAGAAATTTGTTGATAAGAAGGGTACGAAGTACTATATCCATTGCTCTTACTCTTCCCTTGTTGGAAGGATTTTCTGGGAGTTTTCAATGAACTTAGAGATAGAACAAGGAGCTGTGGAATTCACAACAATCCAATGGTTCAACGAGGGCTCAGGAAGGACAATCAAGGATGTTGAGGATTACTTTGGATGGCTGTGGAAAGCTCATAATAAACCGTATCACGAATTGTATTGATGGGAAGAGTTCTCTGAAGACGACGGGGAAGGGACGTAGTAGAAGATCACTTATCTTCTTTTCTCAGAATAACCACCAACCCAGCAAAAACAGCCAATGAGATGATGTACGACACCAGATAGGTGTTGAATCTCCGGTATCTCAACTCAGCATCACCTTTATACTCATAAACATTCGTTGTCCCTTCTAAGGGCTCTTGCTTTCCAAGCTTCCATCCTTTGTTATAGGCATCTGTGAAGATAACATACTTCTTTTCAGGCTTGCTTATTGTGTAGCTTATAGGGCTGTTTTTCTTGTAACTGAGGGTATACAATGTTTCTAAATCATCGCTTTGATAGAATTTGTTTATTTTATATTTGTTTTTCAATAAAATCAGAGTATCGGTTTCATTAGCCAATTCTAAATCCGTATCATTTAACAGCCATTCATGCCTTATATAGTCAGCTTCTTTTGCCAGGATAATGTACTTTACATTTATC
The sequence above is drawn from the Candidatus Nanoarchaeia archaeon genome and encodes:
- a CDS encoding RNA ligase family protein, encoding MKYPKINTLWKRDANNAIIEGEYSCPEFGNIQRWHITEKIDGTNIRIVFTRETSTLEFKGRTDDAEIPKILLSRLKDIFTERKILNQFSDAHTVILYGEGYGNKIQRAGKHYRDDRSFILFDARIDGWWLEQHNAADIAHKLCVDYVPYLGIASIEGAVQRLKEQQKSMISNTLIAEGIVARSHPLMLFRDGTPIMWKLKVKDYEKTKKVMFQ